One stretch of Rhodococcus pseudokoreensis DNA includes these proteins:
- a CDS encoding MMPL family transporter — MARHRRVVLAVWAALLVGCAAAYPMLENRLGAPDFRVKGSESTEVDRLLTTYFPQFGVEQDVIVFQSPTRTADSPEFKTVVDRTLEAAQQVPGVRRVIGPYTGDPGAQISDDRRVAIAVVGLDGDTPQRATVAEQLQSVVQGGNTGDVDAAVTGYSPVQNDVTEIQNADVQGAETIGIPVALVLLVLALGALVAAIVPIGVAVAGLLVAVGVMLAMSTLTTFDSLVVSMATMIGIGVGIDYAMFIVSRFREELARAGVTRRDSRPEIADAVGRSLMTTGKTIIASGLIVMISLCSLVVMQAPIFRGIALAVATAVVSTLIVSLTLLPALLATLGPAVNRGALPQRMRAAESTPADPGKSGRWARWAYAMMARPVMFGGLAVAVLVLAAMPIFGIRYGLDMGTSALEDTPAGRASTALTANFPPGSLSPIEIVATGPGETPLTAEGVARIDQLVGGVARDDRVDAVLPAQEGAGRLLISVVPRVPFDSMVAGELVRDLRAAADNSARDGGPVILIGGSTAEFVDISDEMTTKLPLVIALVLGSSLVFLIAAFRSLVLPVKAIAMNLLATGAALGITVAVFQWGIGESLLDFVSPGFLQVYLPTVVFVILFGLSMDYEVFLIGRMREYWESSHDNQYSVAAGITHTARPITAAAAIMVVVFGSFVTADVLELKQLGLALAVAVAIDAVIVRLVLVPALMRLFGKWNWWFPHRRTQVSSSATTPRRTQVSATSGDGTGPAGEGLGRHRAHLDGAPNEVTSSWLREEE, encoded by the coding sequence ATGGCACGGCACCGGAGGGTCGTGCTGGCCGTCTGGGCGGCGCTGCTCGTCGGCTGCGCGGCGGCCTACCCGATGTTGGAGAACCGGCTTGGTGCACCGGATTTCAGAGTCAAGGGATCCGAATCGACCGAGGTGGACCGATTGCTCACTACCTATTTCCCACAATTCGGCGTGGAGCAAGATGTCATCGTGTTCCAGTCGCCGACACGAACAGCCGACAGCCCCGAGTTCAAGACGGTGGTCGACCGGACTCTCGAGGCTGCGCAGCAGGTACCGGGGGTGCGCCGTGTCATCGGCCCCTACACCGGAGACCCCGGTGCGCAGATCTCTGACGATCGCCGCGTAGCGATCGCTGTTGTCGGGTTGGACGGCGACACGCCTCAGCGGGCAACCGTGGCCGAGCAGTTGCAAAGCGTCGTTCAGGGCGGCAACACCGGGGACGTCGACGCCGCCGTCACTGGCTACTCCCCCGTCCAGAACGACGTGACCGAGATCCAGAACGCCGACGTGCAGGGCGCCGAGACGATCGGAATTCCGGTGGCGCTGGTGCTTCTCGTGCTGGCGCTGGGCGCGCTCGTTGCCGCGATCGTGCCGATCGGGGTGGCTGTCGCCGGCCTGCTTGTCGCGGTCGGAGTGATGCTCGCAATGTCAACGCTCACGACATTCGATTCGCTGGTCGTCTCGATGGCCACGATGATCGGCATTGGCGTCGGCATCGACTACGCCATGTTCATCGTCAGCCGCTTTCGCGAGGAGCTCGCGCGGGCCGGGGTCACCCGACGGGACAGTCGGCCAGAGATCGCGGACGCTGTCGGACGATCATTGATGACCACGGGAAAAACGATCATCGCGTCGGGGCTCATCGTGATGATTTCGCTGTGTTCACTGGTCGTCATGCAGGCTCCGATCTTTCGAGGGATTGCCCTCGCGGTGGCGACGGCCGTGGTAAGCACCCTGATCGTCAGCCTGACCCTGCTACCTGCACTCCTGGCTACACTCGGCCCGGCGGTCAACCGCGGCGCCCTACCGCAGCGGATGCGGGCGGCCGAGTCCACTCCCGCCGACCCGGGGAAGTCCGGCAGGTGGGCGCGGTGGGCGTACGCGATGATGGCGCGCCCGGTGATGTTCGGTGGGCTGGCAGTCGCTGTCCTGGTCCTCGCAGCGATGCCCATTTTCGGGATTCGATACGGCCTGGATATGGGTACCTCCGCTCTCGAAGACACACCCGCGGGGAGAGCGTCGACGGCTTTGACCGCGAACTTTCCACCAGGATCGCTGTCCCCCATCGAAATTGTCGCCACCGGCCCCGGTGAGACCCCCCTGACCGCCGAGGGCGTCGCACGCATCGATCAACTCGTCGGCGGTGTCGCACGCGATGACCGCGTCGATGCGGTCCTCCCGGCGCAGGAAGGTGCTGGGCGACTGCTCATCTCGGTCGTGCCGAGGGTGCCGTTCGATTCCATGGTCGCCGGTGAACTGGTACGCGATCTTCGTGCAGCGGCGGACAACTCGGCCCGCGACGGCGGACCGGTGATTCTGATCGGTGGCAGTACCGCCGAGTTCGTGGACATCTCCGACGAAATGACGACGAAGCTTCCGCTGGTCATTGCCCTGGTCCTCGGGTCGTCTCTCGTGTTCCTCATTGCCGCTTTCCGCAGCCTGGTGCTCCCGGTGAAGGCGATTGCGATGAACCTCCTGGCGACCGGTGCCGCCCTGGGCATCACCGTGGCCGTCTTCCAGTGGGGCATCGGCGAATCGTTGCTCGACTTCGTCAGCCCCGGATTCCTTCAGGTCTACCTGCCCACCGTCGTTTTCGTGATCCTGTTCGGGCTATCGATGGACTACGAGGTCTTCCTGATCGGTCGTATGCGCGAGTACTGGGAATCGAGTCACGACAACCAGTACTCAGTCGCCGCCGGCATCACACATACGGCACGGCCGATCACCGCGGCCGCCGCGATCATGGTCGTGGTCTTCGGCAGTTTCGTCACCGCGGATGTATTGGAACTCAAACAACTCGGCCTCGCACTGGCGGTGGCGGTGGCCATCGACGCGGTCATCGTGCGGCTGGTCCTGGTTCCGGCGCTGATGCGACTATTCGGCAAGTGGAACTGGTGGTTCCCGCATCGGCGAACACAGGTCTCGTCGTCCGCGACGACACCGCGCCGAACCCAGGTATCGGCGACCAGCGGCGACGGCACCGGTCCGGCAGGTGAAGGGCTCGGTCGCCACCGTGCTCACCTGGACGGCGCGCCGAACGAGGTGACCTCCTCGTGGCTGCGTGAGGAGGAATAG
- a CDS encoding SulP family inorganic anion transporter, with protein sequence MPPTRTTEPDDPPTIAGDGPKPDSSLSRILRHDLPASLVVFLVALPLSLGIAIASGAPIMAGLIAAVVGGVVAGLLGGSPLQVSGPAAGLTVVVAELVNTFGWKVTCAITVAAGVLQILFGLSRVARAALAISPMVVHAMLAGIGITIALQQVHVLLGGSSQSSAFENLTALPTQIGTAHLDDVLVGAIVIAILLSWKYLPATVRRVPGPLVAVVAATALSLVFPLDVERIVLDGSLFDAIALPALPDGQWLGVATAVLTVALIASVESLLSAVSVDKMHTGPRADLNRELLGQGAANITSGILGGLPVTGVIVRSSTNVAAGARTRASAVLHGVWVLVFSALLAGLVQQIPKSVLAGLLIVIGIQLIKLAHLRIAHRTGDLWVYGVTVAAVVFLNLLEGVLIGLALAIALVVWRVVRASIHAEPMGTPQSRQWRVVVEGSCSFLALPRLTGVLASVPPGSHVTVELTVDFLDHAAFEVIEEWSRQHESTGGTVLIDERGTAEMADAAAGPPSRTTDGTAQLSRRGGFAPWRVWQKFLPHHHHEDEAQHPNPRALRSVLAGISDYHRTHAPHLRPHMDDLHDGQKPDSLFLTCSDSRIVPNIITSSGPGDLFTVRNIGNLVPAGQRDDSVEAALAFALDELGVSSVLVCGHSGCGAMNALLADPDRPHPQSSGSIALQQWLEHAQPSKRAYLAGHPVARAAAESGFGAADQLAMVNVALQLQTLQRHPLIGAAMAEGRIHIAGLFFDIPTARVLAVSTTTISELDPAAVPAE encoded by the coding sequence ATGCCACCGACCAGGACCACGGAGCCCGACGATCCGCCAACCATTGCCGGTGACGGTCCGAAGCCAGATTCGTCGCTATCTCGCATTCTCCGGCACGACCTGCCCGCGTCGTTGGTGGTGTTCCTGGTGGCGTTGCCCTTGTCGTTGGGCATCGCGATCGCCTCGGGCGCCCCGATCATGGCCGGCCTGATCGCCGCGGTGGTCGGCGGGGTCGTCGCGGGTTTGCTGGGTGGGTCACCCCTGCAGGTCAGTGGTCCGGCGGCGGGTTTGACCGTGGTGGTCGCCGAGTTGGTCAACACCTTCGGGTGGAAGGTCACCTGTGCGATCACCGTGGCCGCAGGTGTTCTGCAGATCCTGTTCGGGCTGAGCCGGGTGGCGCGCGCCGCTCTGGCGATCTCCCCGATGGTGGTCCATGCCATGCTGGCGGGAATCGGCATCACCATCGCCCTGCAGCAGGTCCACGTCCTCCTCGGCGGCAGCTCTCAGAGCTCGGCATTCGAGAATCTCACCGCACTGCCCACCCAGATCGGCACCGCCCACCTCGACGACGTCCTCGTCGGCGCCATCGTGATCGCCATCCTGTTGTCCTGGAAGTACCTACCCGCCACCGTGCGGCGGGTACCCGGACCCCTGGTGGCCGTCGTCGCCGCGACCGCGCTGTCGCTGGTCTTCCCGCTCGACGTCGAACGCATCGTCCTCGACGGGTCGCTGTTCGACGCGATCGCCCTTCCCGCCCTGCCCGACGGGCAATGGCTCGGGGTCGCCACCGCAGTGCTCACCGTGGCATTGATCGCCAGCGTCGAGAGCCTGCTCTCGGCGGTGTCGGTGGACAAGATGCACACCGGCCCGCGTGCGGACCTCAACCGGGAACTGCTCGGCCAAGGGGCCGCGAACATCACCTCCGGCATCCTCGGCGGCCTGCCGGTCACCGGGGTCATCGTCCGCAGTTCCACCAACGTCGCCGCCGGCGCCCGCACCCGCGCCTCCGCGGTCCTGCACGGGGTCTGGGTGCTGGTGTTCTCGGCGCTGCTCGCCGGTCTGGTCCAGCAGATCCCGAAGTCCGTTCTCGCCGGGCTGCTGATCGTGATCGGTATCCAGCTCATCAAGCTTGCGCATCTGCGGATCGCGCACCGCACCGGGGACCTGTGGGTGTACGGGGTCACCGTTGCCGCGGTGGTGTTCCTCAATTTGCTCGAGGGTGTGCTGATCGGGCTGGCCCTGGCGATCGCGCTGGTGGTGTGGCGGGTGGTTCGTGCGTCGATCCATGCCGAGCCCATGGGCACCCCGCAATCGCGGCAGTGGCGGGTGGTGGTGGAAGGTTCGTGCAGCTTCCTGGCTCTGCCGCGGCTCACCGGGGTCCTCGCCTCGGTGCCGCCGGGAAGTCATGTCACCGTCGAGCTCACGGTCGACTTCCTCGACCACGCCGCCTTCGAGGTCATCGAGGAGTGGTCCCGTCAGCACGAGAGCACCGGCGGAACGGTGTTGATCGACGAGCGCGGAACGGCCGAGATGGCCGATGCCGCGGCCGGGCCGCCGTCGCGCACCACCGACGGCACGGCGCAGCTCAGCCGACGTGGCGGCTTCGCTCCGTGGCGGGTGTGGCAGAAGTTCTTACCCCACCACCACCACGAGGACGAAGCGCAGCATCCGAACCCGCGAGCCCTGCGATCGGTGCTGGCCGGGATCTCCGACTACCACCGCACGCACGCGCCGCACCTGCGGCCACACATGGACGACCTGCACGACGGTCAGAAACCCGACTCCCTGTTTCTGACCTGCTCGGATTCGCGGATCGTCCCGAACATCATCACCAGCAGCGGCCCCGGGGACCTGTTCACCGTCCGCAACATCGGCAACCTGGTTCCCGCCGGCCAGCGGGACGACTCCGTCGAGGCGGCACTGGCCTTCGCACTCGATGAACTCGGGGTCAGCTCCGTGCTCGTGTGCGGCCACTCCGGGTGCGGCGCCATGAACGCTCTGCTGGCCGACCCCGATCGTCCACATCCCCAGTCCAGCGGCAGCATCGCCTTACAGCAGTGGCTCGAGCATGCCCAACCCAGCAAGCGTGCATACCTAGCCGGGCACCCGGTGGCGCGCGCCGCGGCCGAGTCGGGCTTCGGCGCGGCCGATCAACTCGCCATGGTCAACGTCGCCCTGCAACTGCAGACCCTGCAGCGGCATCCGCTGATCGGCGCGGCGATGGCGGAGGGACGGATCCACATCGCGGGCCTGTTCTTCGACATCCCCACCGCACGAGTACTCGCGGTATCGACCACCACGATCTCCGAGCTCGACCCGGCCGCCGTGCCGGCCGAATAG
- a CDS encoding signal peptidase II, which translates to MALAGVLALTALVGDPLARRELDGRTIDLGVLQLKLAFNSGVAFSVGGGLPAEFVLAVTAAITAAVGYYAWRTLPESSPIAVVGLAGIFAGALANVIDRSIDGRVTDYFHTGWWPTFNLADTYIVGGVVLFIASLLLAPPDTPAKE; encoded by the coding sequence GTGGCCCTCGCCGGCGTCCTGGCGCTCACCGCGCTGGTCGGCGATCCCCTCGCGCGCCGCGAACTGGACGGCCGCACAATCGACCTGGGCGTTCTTCAGCTGAAGTTGGCATTCAACAGCGGAGTCGCGTTCAGCGTGGGGGGCGGCCTTCCTGCGGAATTCGTGCTGGCCGTGACCGCAGCGATAACCGCCGCCGTCGGGTACTACGCGTGGCGCACACTTCCGGAGAGCTCCCCGATCGCGGTCGTCGGACTGGCCGGGATCTTCGCCGGGGCTCTGGCCAATGTCATCGACCGCAGCATCGACGGCAGGGTCACCGACTACTTCCACACCGGATGGTGGCCCACCTTCAATCTGGCCGACACCTACATCGTGGGCGGAGTCGTTCTGTTCATCGCATCGCTGCTCCTCGCTCCGCCGGACACTCCGGCCAAGGAATAA
- a CDS encoding ubiquinol-cytochrome c reductase iron-sulfur subunit — protein sequence MSITSAQVPRRAFLATACATGCLAAAGCSAQGATTPRRDDDGPTEVPVAEIPVGEAIILSEAQVVVTQPEPGVFRAFSAVCTHQGCIVTDVSNGTVGCPCHGSRFSTVDGSVVRNPAQQPLAPRNVTRSGDTLIVG from the coding sequence ATGAGCATCACCTCCGCGCAGGTGCCGCGCCGAGCCTTCCTCGCGACCGCCTGCGCGACCGGCTGCCTTGCCGCCGCCGGGTGCAGCGCCCAAGGTGCTACGACCCCCCGCCGCGACGACGACGGGCCGACCGAAGTGCCCGTCGCCGAGATTCCAGTGGGGGAGGCAATCATCCTCAGTGAGGCGCAAGTCGTCGTTACCCAGCCGGAACCCGGCGTATTTCGGGCGTTCTCGGCAGTCTGCACCCACCAGGGATGCATCGTGACAGACGTGAGCAATGGCACGGTCGGCTGCCCCTGCCACGGCAGCCGCTTCTCCACCGTCGACGGTTCCGTGGTTCGCAACCCGGCCCAACAGCCCCTCGCGCCGCGCAATGTCACTCGCAGCGGAGACACGCTCATCGTCGGCTGA